A single window of Thermodesulfobacteriota bacterium DNA harbors:
- a CDS encoding type I 3-dehydroquinate dehydratase — MVCVSIGCVSVDECLKILKNVEFAEIRIDRMGIGIEEVRKIFSSHTNLIATCRDPSIPHEKRKELLIEALESGASYVDVDIFTPTQSLLRIQKKAKEKGSKVIVSYHDFEKTGSFSELKGILEMCLSFGDYGKISCMVRKDEDNLNLLRLLKVPEFKNRTIVTGMGEKGKLTRVLSLLLGSPFTFASYEEGKETAEGQIERTVIKGIMELFFEK; from the coding sequence ATGGTTTGCGTAAGCATTGGCTGTGTGTCCGTGGATGAATGTCTCAAAATTTTGAAAAACGTCGAATTTGCCGAAATAAGGATCGACAGAATGGGTATAGGCATCGAAGAGGTAAGAAAAATATTTTCATCCCACACAAACCTAATAGCCACATGCAGAGATCCTTCGATTCCTCATGAAAAAAGGAAGGAGCTACTGATTGAGGCGTTAGAATCTGGTGCTTCGTACGTGGATGTAGACATTTTTACTCCGACTCAATCTCTCTTGAGAATCCAGAAGAAAGCCAAAGAAAAGGGTTCGAAAGTTATCGTCTCTTACCATGACTTCGAAAAGACGGGATCTTTTTCTGAACTCAAAGGGATCCTAGAGATGTGCCTATCTTTTGGCGATTACGGCAAGATCTCATGCATGGTGAGAAAAGATGAAGATAATCTAAACCTTCTTAGACTCCTTAAAGTTCCGGAATTCAAGAATCGCACAATAGTCACAGGCATGGGAGAGAAAGGTAAGTTGACTAGAGTCCTTTCCCTTCTACTTGGAAGTCCTTTTACCTTTGCATCCTATGAGGAAGGTAAAGAGACGGCGGAAGGTCAAATTGAAAGGACTGTCATAAAGGGAATAATGGAGCTTTTTTTTGAGAAGTGA